The Bacillota bacterium sequence CTCGAACAACTCGTAATATCTGCTGTGGAAAACAGTCACTTTTGAGTATGTCGAGATTTCATCGTTAAATCTAAAACCTGTTTCAAAGTTGAAATTGGTCTTATAACCTTCTGACGGTTTAAACGGATGGTTAGTGGTGTTATCGGAAATACCTGCTCCGATGGTAAGCAGTTTATAAGGATTTTCATATTCATCGATGTCACCGCTGAACTTAAAGCTGTCAGCGCGCAGCGACAGATTGAACCTCGAATAATCTCCTAAGCGGCGTCCCAGCGAAACATTGCCGCCGAGAACGTGCTGAGTTCCGGTCACAGTTTCTTCATCTTCTCCGTATTTGCCCTGAATGTCATCATGCTCATTGTAAAGCTCAATCCCAAAGGAGGTACCATCACTCAAAAGGTACGGCTCATAAAAACCCAACCGGTAGGACCGAGTTCCGCGTCCGATCTCAAAGAAGATGTTGGCACGCTGCCCGTTTCCGAGGAAGTTATCATCGGAGATATCGATATAGCCAAACAATCCGTTTTTCGAGCTGTATCCGGCACCAAAGTCAGCGCTGCCGGTCTTCTGCTCTTTCATTAAAACGGTTAAAACCGCCGAGTCGGGATCTTTTCCTTCCTGAATGCTGTAGTTAATTTCCTCGAAGTATCCAAGCATAAATACCCGCTGCAGGCTGGTAGAAACTTCAACAAAGTCTAAAATATCACCGGGTGCAAACGAGAGTTCACGCAGAATTACATTGTCCTTGGTTTTTTCATTACCTTCAAGCACGATCTCTTCGATTCTGGTTAAAGCAGTTTCTACCAAGATCGATCCTGTCTCTGATATCTCCAGGTTTACTGGTCTGATTGCGATACCATGCTGTTCATATGCCCATGTGGGAAATTCTCTTAAATCATCGAGAAGCAGGTTGAAGTTAAGAATTTCACCTTGTTTTGACTGCATAGTATTGATAAATTCCTGAACGGGGAGAGTTCCAGCTCCCTCAATAATGATGTCTACAATCTTGGGGTTTTCGATCACTTCAAAAATAATCTTAATGCCCCCATCGTCCAGGAGCTGCCACTTGGCTACTACATCAACAAAATAACCGAGATTATAAATAGCTTTTACATCATCTGAAATATTTTGATCCACAAAAAGGTCGTTTACCTTTGTGCGGGTAACAGCCTGCTCGATCACGGCAGTATCGATATTTGTATTTCCACTGATTGCAATTGCTCTGATAATTGGTACGTTCTGCAGCTGCTGGGCAGAAGCGGTCTGCAATCCGCTTACAGTCAGTAAAACCGCTAAGGAAAGTATTAGTGCAATTTGTGCCCTTCTGCGTTTTTGAATCATTACTCAATGTCCCCCTAACATTTTCAGTCTGGTCATGTTAACTACTAACACCCTAGTGTCCTCAATCTTATCGTAAATTCTACATTCCCAGGTATTTTCCTTCACATTCCTAAGCTGTATTTCCTGTTAAAGCTGGGTATTAAAACCTTCTCTGCAATTC is a genomic window containing:
- a CDS encoding BamA/TamA family outer membrane protein; translation: MIQKRRRAQIALILSLAVLLTVSGLQTASAQQLQNVPIIRAIAISGNTNIDTAVIEQAVTRTKVNDLFVDQNISDDVKAIYNLGYFVDVVAKWQLLDDGGIKIIFEVIENPKIVDIIIEGAGTLPVQEFINTMQSKQGEILNFNLLLDDLREFPTWAYEQHGIAIRPVNLEISETGSILVETALTRIEEIVLEGNEKTKDNVILRELSFAPGDILDFVEVSTSLQRVFMLGYFEEINYSIQEGKDPDSAVLTVLMKEQKTGSADFGAGYSSKNGLFGYIDISDDNFLGNGQRANIFFEIGRGTRSYRLGFYEPYLLSDGTSFGIELYNEHDDIQGKYGEDEETVTGTQHVLGGNVSLGRRLGDYSRFNLSLRADSFKFSGDIDEYENPYKLLTIGAGISDNTTNHPFKPSEGYKTNFNFETGFRFNDEISTYSKVTVFHSRYYELFELFDDNVVLAVRGMGGRALTGKLPNSELYRIGGSETLRGYDFGQEGLVGDKVLLVNTELRFPIYDFISGVVFADIGKAWEPDQNIDLTEMLDSNSFGLGVRLDTPLGLLRLDYGWGLNEEAKREGQFYFGLGHTF